Below is a genomic region from Spirochaetota bacterium.
GCCTTTTTACGATCCGGACGTTTCCCCTGTTCTGCCTCGGGGTGACCGCGTTCACCGTCCTCGCGATGATTTCCATCATGATGCTTTTCCTGGACCAGGCGAAATCAGTGGAGCGGATGCGGAAGAACGAGTACCTGGAGCTGCTCGCCGGCGGGATCGCCCACGACTTCAACAATATCCTTACCGGCGTGCTCGCGAACGCATCGCTGGCCCGCGCGACCCTGCCCGCCGCGCACGGCGTCTATCCTCTCATTGAGGAGATCGAAAAAGCCTCGCTCAGGGCGAAGATCCTGAGCGGGCAGCTGCTCACCTTCTCGCGGGGCGGCGTGATCGAGAAGAGCTTCGTCTCCCTGTCGGGGCTGATACGCGACACGGTGCGCTTCTCCATGACGGGTTCGAACATCGATGTGCAGTATGCCCTGGGCGAGGATATCCTTAACGCGGTCGTGGATGTAAACCAGATCTCGCAGGTCATCCAGAACCTCGCGATAAACGCCAAGCAGGCGATGAAGGAAGGCGGACGCCTTGTCGTAAGCGCGGACAACGTCACGCTCACCGGGGACTCTCCGGTGCTTTTCGCCGGACGATACGTTCGAATCCGTTTCCAGGACACCGGCACCGGAATTCCCGAAAATCTTCTCCATTCCATTTTCGAGCCTTATTTCAGCACCAAGCCCGGGGGAGAGGGCCTGGGGCTCGCGATATCCTTCTCCATCGTCAAGAAGCACGGCGGCCATATCGAGGCGGCCTCGCGGCCGAACGAGGGAAGCACCTTCACGGTATATCTTCCCGCGACGGACGAAAAGGCCCCCGGCGAGGCGAGACCCGTCGCGCCGCCATCCTGTTTTTCCGGGAGGGTGCTGCTCATGGACGACGAGGAGCTCGTCCTTAAAATAGGCGCGAACCTCCTGAGGCACATGGGCTTCGAGCCGGTATGCGTGAAGCGCGGCGAGGACGCGATCGATGAATTCCGCAGGGCGCGTGAAGCCGGCCGGCCCTTCAGGCTGATCATCATGGACCTTACCATCACCGGCGGCATGGGGGGCGTCGATACGGTCGTAAGGATCAAGGAGCTCGATCCCGCGGCGAAGGTGATCGTTTCCACGGGGTACGCCCATGACCTCACGGTTTCCGAGCACACGAGGTTCGGGTTCGACGGCGCTATCATCAAGCCGTATACGTTCGAAGAATTCCGCAAGGCGATCGAGGCGGTGTGCGCGTAGTACATTACGGAATGGGATATGTGGGGATAGAGGAGATGCGAAGAAGGCACGGATTCGAATCCGCGCCTTCTTCGTTACGATTTACTGCACCGTAAAGGTGCGCGAGGTGCCGGTGTATGCGTAAATATTACCGTTCCACCCGTTCTTGTAATGACCGAAATGCCGGATGCGGTACGTCCCCGTCGCGGCCCCCGTCGTATCCCAGGTGATCTCGATCTTGGAATTGGCCACGCCGTCGCGCGCCCAGTGGTAGGTGGTCTCGGGATCCCAGTCGCGCGCAACGGTTACCCACGATGAACCGGATTGCTTTTCCACCGTAAGGTAGGTCCCCTGTATCTGCAGGTTGTTCTTGGGATGCCCGCCCCAGAACACGACCCGGGCGCGCGCTCCCCGCGCGTACGACGCCGCGGCCTGCGTCTCGACGTCGCCGAAATTCTTGAAGAGCGGCTTGTCGTCGAACACCACGCCCGTCTGGAAGCACGCCTGGTCGCCGCTCAGATCGTCGGGGGTAGGCCCGCCGTCCACGGCCGAACCGTCGCGCAGTGCGGTTGCGAGTTTCAGGAATTCCTGCTGGTAAGCCTTGAGCGTGTACGGGCCGAAATGCACGCCCGCGCCCTCGTAATGCTGCTTCGCGTATTCCTCGCGCGTCGTCACGTAGGAGGCGTACGCGTTCGAAAGCCCCGCGATGACGGCATGCGTTACGCCGCTTCCCGAAAGCCCGGAAAGGACGGTGTTCCGCAGGCGCCTGCCCGCCATGGTCGTGATCTCGGTGGGCTGGGCGACGATCGCGAAGTTCCCGATCTTCAACACCTGCACGGGGAGTATCGGCGGCGTCCAGGGATTGCCATCGAAGCTCGCGCGCCCGGTGGGAATGAGTATGGGCTTTTCCGCGTGACAGGCCTTGTAATCGTCGTCGAGCGTGGTCGGCCAAGCGACCGCGAATATCCCCGGCAGGAAGCTGGTGAGGAACGCGTTGCGCGCGTTCTCGCTCCACTGCGCGCTGTCCACGGTGACGCCCTCGTCGAACATACCGTCGACCGGCGACAGGTTGTCCTCGGTGCTTCCCGCGGCAAAGGACGCGCCCATCGCCGCGTCGCAGGTCACGCATCCCGCATCGTCCACGTACAGGCCGGAGAAATCGACATAGCGGTGCCGGTAATCCACGGCCCCGGTGAGCATCGTGCCTGCGCCGTTATAGAGCTCCAGGGCCTTGGCGAGCTGCCGCTGCGCGATGGTCCAGCAGTGGGCGTAATCGGTCACCCCGTCGGCGGGTCCCCAGAGGTTGGGGGTCACGTCGCCCGCGTTTGCCTGGGCGAAGGAAGCCACGAAGGTTTTCTGCGCAAGATAGTCGGTCCCCTTCATCTTTTCGAAGAGGTAGGAAGCGAGCCCCTTATTGTCGCTCCCGATGAGCTTGTTCGTCGGTCCCACCGAGGTGGGATGAACCGCGAACCAGTTTATCATCCCGATCTCCGCGCCCTGCAAGTCCACGAGCTTCAGGAGCGTCATGGTCCGGTCGACGTTCGCGGTATAGGCGGCGCGCTCCGCGGCAGGGTTGTTGTCATAAGCGACGGGCGAGCGGTTCATGCTCGCGTTGTCGAGCTCGCCGCTGCTGATATATATCCTGCCGGGGGCGAGGTTCTGATGCGCCCTGAGTATCGCGCGGTAAATACCGTCCACGATGGCGTTGTAGTTCTGCTCTATGAATCCCATTGTGGTAACATTGTACAGGAAATAGTGGGAGAAGCCTCCCGGCCCGCTGTGCGTGTGGATCGCGGAGAGGAGGACGTTCTTGTCGTTGTAATAGGGAGCGGTCGCCGAATTCGCCTGGAGTTTCGCGGTCACTCCCTGCTTGACGGACTGGAAGATCATTCCCAGGTCGCCGCTCACGAAGACGACGCGTTTAGCCCCGTCCCCGATTATGTACGCGCGCGCGCGCAGCCTGGTGAAGATACCCTCGGTCTTCTGTGCGGTATCGGCGAAGCCCATCATGCCCACCTCTGCGGCGGGACCGGTGATGTCGTAGATGCCGGCGCCCACCAGGTAGACTCCCTGGCCGGGATTGACCTCGCTCGCATCGAACGTGGCTTTTATGGGCGAATCCAGTCCTTCGTCCGCCGATACGTCTTTGCCTTCACCCGCGTTGAAGCACCCGGGTGCGGTGACCACGGCGAGAAGGAGCGACAGGATGAGGCTCGTGAACCAGCGGCTGCGTGGCACAATCATGGGCGAATCCTCCGGTTAGTGTGATACGGATACGGATTTCGTTCCGTCCGTCCGGTTTGTACCCTATACGTTACGATTAATCTTCTCAATTCCTGATCGATCAGAAATTGAACTGACATGTCGGATTTATTATTTTATTCTACATCCGGAAATTCGGGCTCCTTTTTCGAAAGAAGCGCCGTGATCCCGTGGATGCATTCGCCCCCCGCGATAAGGGCTATGGCCTGCTCGGATTCGAAATCGAGCGCCTTGCCCATGGGAAGCTCCCGGCTCGCGCGAATGACCGCGAGCGCGGCGCGCACGGAGGCGGGACCGTTGCGCGCGATTTCATGCGCCAGCGCACAGGCCTCGTCCAGGCACTTCCCCGGGGCGCTCACGCGGTCCGCGAGCCCCATCGCGTGCGCCTCAGCCGCGTCCACCTTGCGCGCCGAGAGGATCATGTCGGCCGCCCTGCCCGTCCCTATGAGCCGCGCGAGCGCAACGCCGCCCCCCCAGTCGGGGATGAGCCCCAGGCGCACCTCGGAGAAGCAGAATACCGCGGCGGGGTCCGCCACGCGCATGTCGCAGCGCGACGCGAGCTCGGCGCCGCCACCGTAGGCCATGCCGTTCACGGCGGCGATCACCGGCACCGGGAGCCCCGTGAAGCGGTCGACCGTGGTGCGGATAAGCCGGATGAGCCCCTCCACGGGCTTGGGGTCGTGTTTCTGGACGGCGCCCACCAGCGCCGCGACCTGGGGGTTATCGGGATTTACGTCGAAACCCGCGCAAAACGCGCGCGCGCCGGCACCGGTGATCACGATCGCCCGGGGCATCGCGGCCAGGAGGTCGTCCGTGGCTTTTCCCAGGCTCATCCACATGTCTTCATTAAAAGCATTGTGCCGATCGGGGCGATCCATGGTGAGGATCGCGATTTTCCCGTCCCGCCTTATCTCAACCGGGCTCATAACCCCTCCTTGATGTGCTGAATTGAACCGAAACGGCCGTGAGGCTCTGACCCCTGCCCACCAAAGGGAAGGCTCTGACCCCTATCCTCCCAGAAGGCTCTGACCCCCGCCCTCCCGAAATGAATTCCGGCCAGCTTCCGGCCCCGCATCCGCCAGGACCGGGGCAAAACAGTGGGCTTACCGGACGCCAAGGGGCTCTGACCCCTTACTGGGCACCAAGGCACCGTCTTACGCGCGCTTTTTCACCTCGAGGACCATGCCGTCGATCGCGCGCACCTCCACCGCATCGTCGCGGCGGATGTCGTCTTCGGAGTGCGCGTTCCAGATCTCGCCGTGCACGAAGACCCTGCCGCTCCCGCCAAAATCGCTCATGGCACGCCCGGTCTCGCCCACGATCCCCTCCCTGCCCGTCTGCACCTGCCCGCGGTGCGTCTTTATCACGGCGCGTATCGCCCCGAAGAAGAACAGGAGCAGGAAGACGAGCACAGCCGCGACGGTGGTCATGGGGACCTGCCCCCCCGGGAGCGGGGAATCGAAGAGGATCATGGAGCCGATAACGAAGGCGACGATCCCCGCGAGGGCGAGCAGGCCGTAGCTCGCGAACTTCAATTCAAGGATGAACAGCACGATCGATGTGGCCAGCAGGATCAGTCCCGCGGCGTTTACGGGGAGTATCCGTACCGCCATGAGGAACAGGAAGAGGGCCACGACCCCCACGACCCCCGGCAGGATGAGCCCCGGGCTTTTCAACTCGATCCCTATGCCGACAACGGCGATCAGGAACAGGTAGTAGACGACATTCGGGTCGGCGAGAAAATTGAGCATCCGCTGCTTCCAGTCCATGACGAGGTCCAGGCGCCGCGCCCCCTGCGTCGAGAGCATCACGGCCTTCCCGTTCATGTCGACTATTCGGCCGTCGAGCTTTTTCAGCAGATCGTCCATGTCGTCGGCGACGAGATCGATCACGTTCTGGTTGAGCGCCTCGAGGTAGGTGCTCGAAATCGCGTCACGGATGGCGCGCTCGGTCCAGGCGACGTTGCGGCGGCGAAGCTGCGCGAGGCTCTTGCCATAGGCGACGGTGTCGTTCAGTATCTTTTTGCCCATGACGTTATCGGGACCCTTCCCCTTCCCCTTTTCCTTATCCTCACCCTCCTTCTCGTCGAAATCCACCAGGGGGCTCACCGGGTGCATCGCCCCGATCTCGGTGCCGGGCGCCATCGCGGCCACGTGCGCCGAAAGCATGATGAAGCCCCCCGCGGACGCCGCCTGCGCACCGCGCGGCGCGGTGAACACGATTACGGGAATCTCGGATGAAAGAATTGCCTGGATGATCTCGCGCGTCGAATTGAGCATGCCCCCCGGCGTGTCGATGCGTAAGACCACGAACTCCGCGCCCTGCGCGGGCGCCTTCTTGATGGAATCGACGATGTAGTCCGCCATGATCGGGTTGACCGAGCCCTCGAGCGTCACGAGCGCGTATACGCCCCGCTCGGCGGAGGTGGGGTGAGGCGCCAGCAGGAGCGCAAGCAGCGCGGCCGCGACGAACGCCCGGTGTGGTTTCATGATCGATGGCCTCCTTTCCCGGGGACCCGTGTATCGGCCCCGCCGGGTGATAGTATCCGTCACCCCGGGCCCCATTGTCAAGTTTTTCGCCCGCGCGATTGTATTCGCGGGGGTTTCGGGCCGATATTAATGAAAGAGCGTACAAACCCATGAAAAAACAAGCCTCACGCGACATGCGATATCGGCGCCCGATATCTTTGCTGGCCTTCGCGGCGTTACTGTTTCTATATTCAGGACACGCGGGCTTCGCGGCGGAAACGAAAAAGGCCGCGGCCGTGAAAAGCCCCGCGGTCAAGGACGAGGCGCTCGCACCGGGGCGCGAAGAAAAGGCAGCGGACAAGGGCACGGGGGCCGATAAACCCCCGGTGACCGCGGACCCGTCGGCGAAGAACGGCGCCGGAAAGGGCTCGCCCGGGGAAAAAACCGCCGGGGAGGTCAAGGGGCCCGTCGCCGCGGACGCTTCGTCAAAGGCCGCAGAAAACGAAAAGAAGCGTCTCGAATGGATAGAGCGCACGCTGGAGTTCGGCATCAGCAAGGAGCGGCGCGAGGCGATTAACCTGATGCTCACGCTCAAGGACGAGTCCTCCAAGTGGCACGCCGGACCACTCCTCCTGAAGCTCCTCAAGTCCGATACCGACGAGGAGGTGCTCGTGAGGGCCATCACCGTGGGCGGCGACCTCAAGCTCGCGGAGTTGGGTCCCGAGTTCGTACGCTTCCTGGACGACCCCACTGAGGACGTACGTACCGCCGCGGTGGGCGGCATACATGCGCTCATGTACGCGCAGGCGAAGGACGTGCTCGTTAAAAAGCTCAAGGAGCAGGACCTTGCGAAGGACTCGAACTTCACCGATTCGATCATCCGCACCCTCGCGGACTTCAAGGCGGGCGAGGCGCGCGAGTTCGCGGAGGCGGGCATCAAGGACCTGAAAACCACCGCTATCCTGCGCGAGGCGCTCATCCTCTTCCTGGGGAAGGCCGGCATCCAGGAATCGAGGGGCTTCCTCATCGCGCTTCTAAAAGACCAGGACGAGAACCTGGACATGCGCTCGTACGCGGCGAGCGCCCTGTCGCTCCTGGGCGCGAAGGAATCGGCCGCCGATATCAACGAGGTGGTGAAGACGATCGAGGCGATGCCCTTCAAGAAGCGCAAGGAGCACTACACCCTGTACATCTATTGCGTATCGGCGCTGGTGCGCCTGGGAGACGAGGGTGCGCTCCCCCGGCTCATGGAGTCCCTGAAAAGCGATAACAGCATGGTGCGCATTAAGGCCATCAAGCTCATGAAGGACCTGAAAGACAAAAGAACTATTGACATTTTGAAATACAAAAGGGATTATGATCCGAGTCCGGTCGTGCAGAAGGCGGCGCGCGATGCGCTCGAGGGCATGGGCGTGACCGACGCCAAACCCGTCGAAAAGGCCGCCGACAAGCCCGCGGATTCGTCCGCCGCGGACAAGGCGCGCACGGACGGCGCGGCAAAGACGGACGCGGACAAATCCACGACAGGGAAGCGATAACCCCGGGGAGCGGCATCACCAATGAATAACGACAACTCTCTGGAAAAGGTACGCCTGCACGACAAGCTCAGGGAAACGCTCATTCTTTGTTCCTTCATCTTCATGTCCGCTATCGCGTGCATCGTGGTAATGGACCTCGTGATCTTCCCCGTGGCGGGCTTCGCGATCGCACACAAGAAGGCGTACACGATGATCTTCAAGTATTCCTTCTGGGTAATCCTCGCGGGGACCGGATTCGCGCTCGCCGTGCGCGCGGCAATGCGTCACC
It encodes:
- a CDS encoding response regulator; amino-acid sequence: MPGTGFARVAPSGAKSLARTMMPLAFSNHASDTRTLPKSRWTRDAVRTESAERATHASRARNAPDLCGDLTSAPVFMATSGLIGKPGELGTPTFASWRPAPEESTVYCRPFGGTLVPGRGANTTRDSLRIAFGSGNRDSDKSLHFPVTGLVSGYDIYVRGVGVSEPCVEEARVLAAITPIVLLSLCSGILLIGTVLYLYVYSVTRTRLYLATVIIGSLGILYTCIDMLVIVSGIRGLPRTGMEFHRIEALVVAYYMFALPYMFHHMLELTPALKRANRAIYSTTLVIAVFMTAWAFISPNEYLALSRVPGTVETPWNLGRGTPGILYRVRDFIIFALSMYTLALMVVEIRLTRKTRRAILLLAGLVIGISTGVTDLVLAVSERDTGLFTIRTFPLFCLGVTAFTVLAMISIMMLFLDQAKSVERMRKNEYLELLAGGIAHDFNNILTGVLANASLARATLPAAHGVYPLIEEIEKASLRAKILSGQLLTFSRGGVIEKSFVSLSGLIRDTVRFSMTGSNIDVQYALGEDILNAVVDVNQISQVIQNLAINAKQAMKEGGRLVVSADNVTLTGDSPVLFAGRYVRIRFQDTGTGIPENLLHSIFEPYFSTKPGGEGLGLAISFSIVKKHGGHIEAASRPNEGSTFTVYLPATDEKAPGEARPVAPPSCFSGRVLLMDDEELVLKIGANLLRHMGFEPVCVKRGEDAIDEFRRAREAGRPFRLIIMDLTITGGMGGVDTVVRIKELDPAAKVIVSTGYAHDLTVSEHTRFGFDGAIIKPYTFEEFRKAIEAVCA
- a CDS encoding enoyl-CoA hydratase/isomerase family protein produces the protein MSPVEIRRDGKIAILTMDRPDRHNAFNEDMWMSLGKATDDLLAAMPRAIVITGAGARAFCAGFDVNPDNPQVAALVGAVQKHDPKPVEGLIRLIRTTVDRFTGLPVPVIAAVNGMAYGGGAELASRCDMRVADPAAVFCFSEVRLGLIPDWGGGVALARLIGTGRAADMILSARKVDAAEAHAMGLADRVSAPGKCLDEACALAHEIARNGPASVRAALAVIRASRELPMGKALDFESEQAIALIAGGECIHGITALLSKKEPEFPDVE
- a CDS encoding alkaline ceramidase, which produces MIVPRSRWFTSLILSLLLAVVTAPGCFNAGEGKDVSADEGLDSPIKATFDASEVNPGQGVYLVGAGIYDITGPAAEVGMMGFADTAQKTEGIFTRLRARAYIIGDGAKRVVFVSGDLGMIFQSVKQGVTAKLQANSATAPYYNDKNVLLSAIHTHSGPGGFSHYFLYNVTTMGFIEQNYNAIVDGIYRAILRAHQNLAPGRIYISSGELDNASMNRSPVAYDNNPAAERAAYTANVDRTMTLLKLVDLQGAEIGMINWFAVHPTSVGPTNKLIGSDNKGLASYLFEKMKGTDYLAQKTFVASFAQANAGDVTPNLWGPADGVTDYAHCWTIAQRQLAKALELYNGAGTMLTGAVDYRHRYVDFSGLYVDDAGCVTCDAAMGASFAAGSTEDNLSPVDGMFDEGVTVDSAQWSENARNAFLTSFLPGIFAVAWPTTLDDDYKACHAEKPILIPTGRASFDGNPWTPPILPVQVLKIGNFAIVAQPTEITTMAGRRLRNTVLSGLSGSGVTHAVIAGLSNAYASYVTTREEYAKQHYEGAGVHFGPYTLKAYQQEFLKLATALRDGSAVDGGPTPDDLSGDQACFQTGVVFDDKPLFKNFGDVETQAAASYARGARARVVFWGGHPKNNLQIQGTYLTVEKQSGSSWVTVARDWDPETTYHWARDGVANSKIEITWDTTGAATGTYRIRHFGHYKNGWNGNIYAYTGTSRTFTVQ
- a CDS encoding nodulation protein NfeD; protein product: MGPGVTDTITRRGRYTGPRERRPSIMKPHRAFVAAALLALLLAPHPTSAERGVYALVTLEGSVNPIMADYIVDSIKKAPAQGAEFVVLRIDTPGGMLNSTREIIQAILSSEIPVIVFTAPRGAQAASAGGFIMLSAHVAAMAPGTEIGAMHPVSPLVDFDEKEGEDKEKGKGKGPDNVMGKKILNDTVAYGKSLAQLRRRNVAWTERAIRDAISSTYLEALNQNVIDLVADDMDDLLKKLDGRIVDMNGKAVMLSTQGARRLDLVMDWKQRMLNFLADPNVVYYLFLIAVVGIGIELKSPGLILPGVVGVVALFLFLMAVRILPVNAAGLILLATSIVLFILELKFASYGLLALAGIVAFVIGSMILFDSPLPGGQVPMTTVAAVLVFLLLFFFGAIRAVIKTHRGQVQTGREGIVGETGRAMSDFGGSGRVFVHGEIWNAHSEDDIRRDDAVEVRAIDGMVLEVKKRA